One region of Gilliamella sp. ESL0405 genomic DNA includes:
- the glyS gene encoding glycine--tRNA ligase subunit beta, whose translation MMQKTFLVEIGTEELPPKSLRTLAQSFAANFIEQLDNANLEHGEVLWYASPRRLALKVLNLNDTQPDSQIVKRGPAVSAAFDQAGNPTKAAEGWARGCGISVDQAERVQTDKGEWLSYTQYQKGQAVVDLLCDMVKASLSKLPIPKPMRWAARQVEFIRPSHTVTMLYGDELVPGTILDIQSDRIIRGHRFMGEQEFTIDHADQYPDILEQRGKVIADYDKRKSIIKQQAQEAAAKLNGKADLTESLLEEVSSLVEWPVVLTAKFEERFLDVPAESLVYTMKGDQKYFPVYDNQGKLLPNFIFVANIESKDPQVVIAGNEKVVRPRLADAEFFYKTDLKQRLEDRLPRLETVLFQQQLGTVKDKSLRIEALAGYIAEQIGADVAKAKRAGKLTKCDLVTNTVFEFPETQGIMGRYLAIKDGESIEVATAIEEQYKPRFSGDELPSTNVSCAVSIAEKMDTLAGIFGIGQHPKGDKDPFALRRAAIGVLRIIVEKSLPLDLLDLTNYATSLYGDKLNNKNVVTDIVSFMQGRFRAWYQELGFAIDTIQAVLALNPTKPADFDARIKAVTHFRTLPEASSLAEANKRVSNILSKAQVQIPDTINTALLEAGAEGELAKQVVILNDKLAPYFNEGRYQDALVELSSLKSPVDEFFASVMVMADDEKIKLNRLALLKKLQNLFLKVADISLLQA comes from the coding sequence ATTATGCAAAAAACATTTTTAGTGGAAATTGGTACAGAAGAGTTACCACCAAAATCACTCCGCACATTAGCGCAAAGTTTTGCCGCTAACTTTATTGAACAACTGGATAATGCTAATTTAGAACATGGTGAAGTACTTTGGTACGCATCGCCACGACGTTTAGCGTTAAAAGTATTAAATTTAAATGATACTCAGCCCGATAGCCAAATTGTTAAACGTGGCCCGGCTGTGAGTGCCGCTTTCGATCAAGCAGGCAATCCAACCAAAGCGGCAGAAGGTTGGGCTCGTGGTTGTGGTATTAGCGTTGATCAAGCTGAGCGTGTGCAAACCGACAAAGGTGAATGGCTATCTTATACCCAATATCAAAAAGGTCAGGCGGTTGTTGATCTATTGTGTGATATGGTAAAAGCATCGCTGAGCAAATTACCAATACCTAAACCGATGCGCTGGGCGGCTCGTCAAGTTGAGTTTATCCGCCCTAGCCATACTGTGACAATGCTATATGGTGATGAGCTGGTTCCCGGCACAATTTTAGATATTCAATCAGACCGCATTATCCGTGGTCACCGTTTTATGGGTGAACAAGAGTTTACCATTGATCATGCTGATCAGTATCCGGACATTCTTGAGCAGCGTGGTAAAGTCATTGCTGATTATGACAAACGTAAATCAATTATCAAACAGCAAGCACAAGAGGCGGCAGCCAAACTTAACGGTAAAGCAGATTTAACCGAAAGTTTACTTGAAGAAGTCTCATCTTTGGTTGAATGGCCGGTTGTGTTAACGGCAAAATTTGAAGAGCGATTTTTAGATGTGCCGGCCGAATCACTGGTGTATACCATGAAAGGCGATCAAAAATACTTCCCTGTTTATGATAATCAAGGCAAATTACTGCCGAATTTTATTTTTGTTGCCAATATTGAATCAAAAGATCCACAAGTGGTGATTGCCGGTAATGAAAAAGTGGTGCGCCCACGTTTAGCCGACGCCGAATTTTTTTATAAAACCGATTTAAAACAGCGTTTAGAAGACCGCTTACCTCGCCTTGAAACCGTGTTATTTCAACAACAACTTGGCACCGTTAAAGATAAATCATTACGAATCGAAGCACTGGCCGGTTATATAGCCGAGCAAATTGGCGCTGATGTTGCTAAGGCCAAACGTGCCGGAAAATTAACTAAGTGTGACTTAGTCACTAATACCGTGTTTGAGTTTCCCGAAACGCAAGGTATTATGGGACGATATTTAGCCATAAAAGACGGCGAAAGTATTGAAGTTGCCACTGCCATTGAAGAACAGTATAAACCACGTTTTTCAGGTGATGAATTGCCGAGCACAAACGTATCATGCGCGGTTTCAATCGCTGAAAAAATGGATACCTTAGCGGGTATTTTTGGTATCGGTCAACACCCTAAAGGCGACAAAGACCCGTTCGCATTACGCCGTGCGGCAATCGGTGTTTTACGTATTATTGTTGAAAAAAGCTTACCTTTAGATTTGCTTGATTTAACAAACTATGCGACATCACTATATGGCGATAAGTTAAACAATAAAAACGTTGTGACCGATATTGTCAGCTTTATGCAAGGTCGCTTCCGAGCATGGTATCAAGAGCTTGGTTTTGCAATCGATACCATTCAAGCGGTGTTAGCGCTTAATCCAACTAAACCGGCTGATTTTGATGCCCGGATTAAAGCTGTTACCCATTTTAGAACGCTACCGGAAGCCTCTTCACTGGCTGAAGCCAATAAACGGGTTTCAAATATTTTATCGAAAGCACAAGTGCAAATTCCCGATACTATTAATACGGCATTATTAGAAGCCGGAGCAGAAGGTGAATTAGCGAAACAAGTGGTGATATTAAACGATAAGTTAGCACCTTATTTTAATGAAGGTCGTTATCAAGATGCGTTAGTTGAATTATCATCATTAAAATCACCTGTTGATGAATTTTTTGCATCAGTCATGGTGATGGCTGATGATGAAAAAATTAAACTCAATCGCTTGGCCTTGTTGAAGAAACTGCAAAATTTATTTTTAAAAGTTGCCGATATCTCTTTATTACAAGCATAA
- the glyQ gene encoding glycine--tRNA ligase subunit alpha, translating into MQKFNVKTFQGLILTLQDYWANQGCTVIQPLDMEVGAGTSHPMTCLRALGPEPINAAYVQPSRRPTDGRYGENPNRLQHYYQFQVILKPSPENIQELYLGSLKELGLDPTINDIRFVEDNWENPTLGAWGLGWEVWLNGMEVTQFTYFQQVGGLECKPVTGEITYGLERLAMYIQGVDSVYDLIWSDGAFGKTTYGDVFHQNEVEQSTYNFEYANIDFLFYCFEQHEKEAKFLLELEKPLPLPAYERILKAAHCFNLLDARKAISVTERQRYILRIRTLTKMVAEAYYASREALGFPMCQNSPSNENASSK; encoded by the coding sequence ATGCAAAAGTTTAATGTCAAAACCTTTCAAGGGTTAATACTTACGTTACAAGATTACTGGGCTAATCAAGGTTGTACGGTAATTCAACCGTTAGATATGGAAGTTGGCGCCGGCACCTCTCATCCGATGACCTGTTTACGTGCACTAGGACCTGAGCCTATCAATGCCGCTTATGTTCAACCTTCACGCCGCCCAACCGATGGTCGCTATGGTGAAAATCCCAACAGGTTACAACATTATTATCAGTTTCAAGTTATCTTAAAACCGTCACCAGAGAATATCCAAGAGCTCTATTTAGGATCACTCAAAGAGCTAGGACTCGATCCAACAATTAATGATATTCGTTTTGTCGAAGACAATTGGGAAAACCCTACGTTAGGCGCATGGGGATTAGGCTGGGAAGTTTGGTTGAATGGTATGGAAGTAACTCAGTTCACCTACTTTCAGCAAGTAGGCGGGCTTGAGTGTAAACCGGTAACAGGCGAAATAACTTATGGTTTAGAACGCTTAGCGATGTATATTCAAGGTGTCGATAGTGTTTACGATTTAATCTGGAGCGACGGTGCTTTTGGTAAAACCACCTATGGCGATGTGTTTCATCAAAACGAAGTTGAACAATCGACTTACAATTTTGAATATGCCAATATCGACTTTTTATTTTACTGCTTTGAACAACACGAAAAAGAAGCAAAATTTTTACTTGAATTAGAAAAACCTTTACCGCTACCTGCTTATGAACGAATTTTAAAAGCTGCACATTGCTTTAATTTACTTGATGCCCGTAAAGCGATTTCAGTAACCGAGCGACAACGCTATATATTGCGGATCAGAACATTAACCAAAATGGTTGCTGAAGCTTATTACGCCTCGCGTGAAGCACTTGGATTCCCGATGTGCCAAAATTCACCGTCAAACGAAAATGCATCATCTAAGTAG
- the envC gene encoding murein hydrolase activator EnvC, which translates to MSIHNKIVVVTLICLMKVSFLYADDNQQLQIIRQSIEEQETRLAEQKKERTQLVNALKEQETQIAKLLTSIEKNGTILKKLNSEINQLIKQIDDLSAKQTQQRQVLAKQLESAFKLGKSTGFELIFASEENDRNERLITYYRYINQAREQQINALRETQLQLNDKKAALQIKLTTQKALQTKQKQEQVGLVKNQKDRQKTINSLESSMQINEQKLAQLKENETKLQAKIAQAERESRLIAEEEARQAKHIEAKQKNTNYTLSADERSLMARVSGIGQPGHQFDWPVSGTVAHRFGESLQGELHWKGMVINANDGTQVKAIADGRVILASWLQGYGFVVALEHGKGDMSLYGYNQRVLVDVGDKIHANQPIALVGSSGGQNTPSLYFEIRRDGKALDPRGWLK; encoded by the coding sequence ATGTCTATTCATAACAAAATTGTCGTCGTAACGCTAATTTGCTTAATGAAAGTTAGTTTTTTGTATGCTGATGATAATCAGCAATTACAAATTATACGTCAATCCATTGAAGAGCAAGAAACCCGTTTAGCTGAGCAAAAAAAAGAGCGAACACAATTAGTTAATGCGCTTAAAGAACAAGAAACACAAATAGCCAAACTACTCACATCCATTGAAAAAAATGGCACCATACTTAAAAAACTCAATTCTGAAATTAACCAATTAATTAAACAAATCGATGATTTGAGCGCTAAACAAACGCAACAACGGCAGGTATTAGCTAAACAGCTTGAAAGTGCGTTTAAATTGGGAAAAAGTACCGGTTTCGAACTTATTTTTGCCAGTGAAGAGAACGATCGCAATGAACGTTTAATTACCTATTATCGTTATATCAATCAGGCAAGAGAGCAGCAAATTAATGCCCTGCGTGAAACGCAATTACAACTTAACGATAAAAAAGCGGCGTTACAAATAAAACTCACTACGCAAAAAGCATTACAAACCAAACAGAAACAAGAGCAAGTCGGGCTTGTGAAAAATCAAAAAGATCGGCAAAAAACCATTAACTCGCTTGAATCGTCGATGCAAATAAATGAGCAAAAATTGGCTCAGCTAAAAGAAAACGAAACCAAACTACAAGCTAAAATTGCTCAGGCAGAAAGAGAGAGCCGTCTTATTGCCGAAGAAGAAGCCAGACAAGCAAAACACATTGAGGCAAAACAGAAAAATACAAACTATACACTTAGCGCTGACGAACGCAGTTTAATGGCTCGTGTCAGTGGTATTGGTCAGCCCGGACACCAATTTGATTGGCCGGTTAGCGGAACTGTTGCGCATCGATTTGGTGAGTCTTTACAAGGTGAACTTCATTGGAAAGGAATGGTAATCAATGCTAATGACGGTACACAAGTAAAAGCGATTGCAGACGGGCGAGTTATTCTTGCCAGTTGGTTACAAGGATATGGTTTTGTTGTTGCACTGGAACATGGGAAAGGTGATATGAGCTTATATGGATATAATCAACGGGTTTTAGTTGATGTTGGGGATAAAATTCATGCCAATCAACCTATTGCTTTAGTTGGTTCAAGCGGCGGGCAAAATACGCCAAGCTTATATTTTGAAATTAGGCGAGACGGTAAAGCGCTTGATCCAAGAGGGTGGTTAAAATGA
- a CDS encoding divergent polysaccharide deacetylase family protein, which yields MMIRLVHFIFLSLMIVNVHCVWAAKLALVIDDFGYRQSNEQKIIALSPNITVAVLPNSPNAQKIATLAHQHGNDVIIHLPMAPTGKQPLEKDTLFPYMEESVVSRIVTDAVERVPYAIGVNNHMGSLMTSDLTGMNHVMKALSNYSMFFLDSKTIGRTKTKEAASQYAIPVLERDVFLDDKITETAIGQQFESAINVARKHGVAIAIGHPHPQTVNVLTSKLANLPDDIELIKISELIPAPELPTQNPLYLEKLLDKYRQLFELLCQFMLTKQ from the coding sequence ATGATGATACGTTTAGTACATTTTATTTTTTTAAGCTTAATGATCGTTAATGTCCACTGTGTTTGGGCGGCAAAACTTGCTTTAGTTATTGACGATTTTGGTTATCGGCAAAGTAACGAACAGAAAATTATTGCGCTTTCACCCAATATTACTGTCGCTGTTTTACCTAATTCTCCAAATGCACAGAAGATTGCAACGCTAGCTCATCAGCATGGTAATGATGTGATTATTCATTTACCTATGGCACCTACAGGAAAACAACCGCTCGAGAAAGATACCCTTTTTCCTTATATGGAAGAGTCAGTCGTGAGTCGAATTGTAACCGATGCAGTAGAGCGTGTACCTTATGCAATTGGTGTCAATAACCATATGGGGAGTTTGATGACCTCGGATCTTACGGGTATGAATCATGTGATGAAAGCCTTAAGCAACTACTCAATGTTTTTTTTAGATAGTAAGACAATCGGTAGAACTAAAACCAAAGAGGCGGCAAGCCAGTACGCTATTCCCGTTCTTGAGCGAGATGTCTTTTTAGATGATAAAATAACTGAAACCGCAATCGGCCAGCAATTTGAATCAGCAATTAACGTTGCGCGCAAGCATGGCGTGGCAATTGCAATTGGTCATCCTCATCCACAAACGGTGAATGTGCTAACATCTAAACTGGCAAATTTACCCGATGATATTGAATTAATTAAAATCAGCGAGTTAATTCCAGCCCCGGAGTTACCTACGCAAAACCCACTTTACTTAGAAAAACTACTCGACAAATATCGACAATTATTTGAGCTATTGTGTCAGTTTATGCTAACCAAACAGTAG
- the rapZ gene encoding RNase adapter RapZ — translation MILMIVSGRSGSGKSIALRALEDMGFYCVDNIPLALLPQLADSLKNNNTPVAVSIDIRNLPANFDFNHDVLQRLPASVTPEIIFFDCSRNTLIRRYSETRRIHPLTNQKYSLEEAIDLEEKFLEPLKSHASLVINTDNLSVHELSSILRSRILGKKERELTIIFESFGFKHGLPVDADFVFDVRFLPNPHWDINLRALTGLDEPVKQYLLKHDEVTNFIYQTANYLKQWLPLLEKNNRSYLTIAIGCTGGQHRSVFIAEQLAAFFRAQNKQIQVRHRTLEKK, via the coding sequence ATGATTTTAATGATAGTAAGTGGTCGTTCAGGTTCCGGAAAATCGATTGCGTTACGTGCATTAGAGGATATGGGATTTTATTGTGTCGATAATATCCCGCTTGCACTATTACCACAATTAGCCGATTCATTAAAAAACAACAATACCCCTGTTGCCGTTAGTATTGATATCCGAAATTTACCCGCCAATTTTGACTTTAATCACGATGTATTACAGCGTTTACCGGCATCGGTAACCCCCGAAATTATCTTTTTCGATTGCAGTCGAAACACCCTTATTCGCCGTTACAGTGAAACAAGGCGCATTCACCCTTTAACCAATCAAAAATATTCGTTAGAAGAAGCTATCGACCTTGAAGAAAAATTTCTGGAGCCATTAAAATCGCACGCTAGCTTAGTGATTAATACCGATAATCTTTCGGTACATGAGCTATCAAGTATTTTAAGGTCTCGAATTTTAGGTAAAAAAGAGCGTGAATTAACAATTATTTTTGAATCGTTTGGCTTTAAACATGGTTTGCCGGTCGACGCCGATTTTGTTTTTGATGTACGCTTTTTACCCAATCCACACTGGGATATCAATTTACGAGCCCTAACCGGATTAGATGAGCCGGTTAAGCAATATCTGTTAAAACATGACGAAGTGACCAATTTTATCTATCAAACAGCCAATTACCTTAAGCAATGGCTGCCTCTTTTAGAAAAAAATAACCGCAGTTATTTAACCATTGCTATCGGTTGTACGGGTGGTCAACATCGTTCGGTTTTTATTGCTGAGCAGTTAGCGGCGTTTTTCCGGGCGCAAAATAAACAAATTCAAGTTCGTCATCGCACGTTGGAAAAAAAGTAA
- a CDS encoding XTP/dITP diphosphatase, with product MQQIVLATNNQGKVNELQTLLADAGFNIVAQKQFNVPDAEETGLTFVENAILKARHTAKLTGLPAIADDSGLVVQALNGAPGIYSARYAGEHGNDQSNNEKLLNALKNVPPENRQAYFYCALVYLQHENDPTPIICLGKWDGVILNELKGEGGFGYDPLFYIPQLNCTAAELTKDQKSQISHRGLALKQLIAQIKAKH from the coding sequence ATGCAACAAATTGTTTTAGCAACCAATAATCAAGGTAAGGTCAATGAGTTACAAACGCTATTAGCCGACGCCGGTTTTAATATTGTTGCGCAAAAACAGTTCAATGTTCCGGACGCTGAAGAAACAGGTTTAACCTTTGTTGAAAATGCTATTTTAAAAGCTCGTCATACTGCAAAATTAACCGGTTTACCCGCCATTGCTGACGACTCAGGATTAGTTGTTCAAGCGCTTAATGGCGCTCCCGGGATCTATTCGGCTCGTTATGCCGGTGAGCATGGCAACGACCAGAGTAATAATGAAAAATTACTCAATGCATTAAAAAATGTCCCGCCGGAAAATCGGCAAGCTTACTTTTATTGTGCGCTGGTATATTTGCAACATGAAAACGACCCAACGCCCATTATCTGTTTAGGTAAATGGGATGGTGTTATCTTAAATGAATTAAAAGGCGAAGGTGGTTTTGGTTACGATCCGCTGTTTTACATACCGCAACTCAATTGCACAGCGGCGGAGTTAACCAAGGATCAGAAAAGCCAGATATCACATCGTGGATTAGCGCTTAAGCAGTTAATTGCCCAAATTAAAGCTAAGCACTAA
- the rluA gene encoding bifunctional tRNA pseudouridine(32) synthase/23S rRNA pseudouridine(746) synthase RluA produces MLLEYHPPTDPWLSILYQDDHIVVVNKQSGLLSVSGNKPQFIDSIIHRLQQKYSYVESVHRLDMATSGIMVAALSKLADREIKKQFRERIPKKTYIAVVHGHIEQDCGQVELPLICDWPNRPRQMVDMENGKHALTEYQVVARNSDNTTRVELYPFTGRSHQLRVHMQAIGHPILGDKFYAHPQAFAMSKRLLLHAQSLTINHPKTGESMTFTCEPEF; encoded by the coding sequence ATGCTTTTGGAATATCATCCGCCTACTGATCCGTGGCTTTCAATTCTATATCAAGATGATCATATTGTGGTTGTTAATAAGCAATCTGGTCTGCTATCTGTTTCGGGTAATAAGCCTCAATTTATTGACAGTATTATTCATCGTCTACAACAAAAATACAGTTATGTTGAATCGGTACATCGTTTAGATATGGCAACTAGCGGTATTATGGTCGCTGCGCTATCTAAACTTGCCGATCGTGAAATTAAGAAACAATTTAGAGAACGGATTCCGAAAAAAACTTATATCGCTGTTGTACATGGGCATATTGAACAAGATTGTGGCCAAGTTGAACTGCCTTTGATTTGTGATTGGCCTAATCGTCCACGGCAAATGGTTGATATGGAAAACGGTAAACATGCATTAACCGAGTATCAAGTCGTTGCACGCAATAGTGACAACACCACACGGGTTGAGTTATACCCGTTTACTGGCCGTTCGCATCAATTACGGGTACATATGCAAGCTATCGGACACCCAATTTTAGGCGATAAATTTTATGCGCACCCGCAAGCTTTTGCGATGTCGAAAAGATTGCTATTACACGCACAATCACTCACGATTAATCACCCTAAAACCGGGGAAAGCATGACATTTACTTGTGAACCGGAATTTTAA
- the dsbB gene encoding disulfide bond formation protein DsbB: MLALLNQYSRGRIAWALLFLSTAVFEITALYFQHGLGLAPCTLCIYQRCAIYGIMLGSIFGLIAPQKLIYRLLGIAIWLYSAYKGLNLAMYHAHLQFEPNLTDSCAINVQFPSWLPLNQWFPSMFNAYGSCAEKIWSFLTIEMSQWMIIIFACYIIVGIIVLFSQIFPTAKSSTWHK, from the coding sequence ATGTTAGCATTGCTCAATCAATACTCACGTGGAAGAATAGCATGGGCGCTATTATTTTTATCTACAGCTGTTTTTGAAATAACCGCACTCTATTTTCAACACGGTTTAGGGCTAGCCCCTTGTACGCTTTGTATTTATCAACGATGTGCAATTTACGGCATCATGTTAGGCAGTATTTTCGGATTAATTGCCCCCCAAAAGCTAATTTATCGCCTATTGGGTATTGCAATTTGGTTATATAGTGCCTATAAAGGTTTGAACTTAGCCATGTATCACGCCCATTTACAATTTGAACCCAATTTAACCGACAGCTGTGCTATAAACGTTCAATTTCCAAGTTGGCTTCCATTAAATCAATGGTTTCCAAGCATGTTTAATGCTTATGGTAGCTGCGCTGAAAAAATATGGTCATTTTTAACCATTGAAATGTCACAATGGATGATTATCATTTTTGCCTGCTATATTATTGTCGGTATCATTGTCCTGTTTTCCCAAATTTTCCCAACAGCCAAAAGCTCGACGTGGCATAAATAA
- the rluC gene encoding 23S rRNA pseudouridine(955/2504/2580) synthase RluC, with protein MHTNAPQKKLNVTFVTISEENATQRIDNFLITHLKGVPKSMIYRILRKGEVRVNKKRIKPEYKLNIGDEIRIPPIRVSEKPAPEISTKLNKVADLEKAIIYEDEVILAINKPSGIAVHGGSGLSFGVIEGLRALRPEAKFLELVHRIDRETSGVLLIAKKRSALKALHEQLRLKQMTKNYLALVKGSWPSECKVVQAPLLKNVLKSGERVVKVDKNGKPSETRFKVEERFECATLIKASPVTGRTHQIRVHTQYTGHPIAFDDRYGCHQFDVLLNKTELNRLFLHAANVKFIHPKSLEPMQLQAPMDETLQTCLALLRKDKHQQSKS; from the coding sequence ATGCATACAAACGCCCCACAAAAAAAATTAAACGTTACTTTTGTGACGATATCTGAAGAAAATGCGACTCAACGTATCGATAACTTTTTGATCACACATTTAAAAGGTGTCCCAAAAAGTATGATTTATCGCATATTGAGAAAGGGGGAAGTGCGGGTTAACAAAAAACGTATAAAACCCGAATATAAGTTAAATATCGGGGATGAAATTCGTATTCCGCCTATTCGTGTGTCAGAAAAGCCCGCGCCGGAAATATCAACTAAGCTCAACAAAGTGGCTGATTTAGAAAAAGCGATTATTTATGAAGATGAGGTCATTTTGGCCATTAACAAACCTTCCGGCATCGCGGTGCACGGCGGTAGTGGGCTGAGTTTTGGCGTTATTGAGGGATTACGTGCGTTAAGACCAGAAGCAAAATTTCTTGAATTAGTTCACCGTATCGACCGTGAAACCTCGGGTGTGCTGTTAATTGCTAAAAAACGTTCAGCTTTAAAAGCACTGCATGAACAACTCCGATTAAAACAGATGACCAAAAACTATCTTGCTTTAGTCAAAGGCAGTTGGCCTTCTGAATGCAAAGTCGTGCAAGCGCCGTTGCTTAAAAATGTGCTTAAAAGTGGTGAACGTGTGGTTAAAGTCGATAAAAATGGTAAACCTTCAGAAACACGCTTTAAAGTTGAAGAGCGGTTTGAATGTGCCACATTGATAAAAGCAAGTCCTGTCACAGGGCGAACGCATCAAATTCGGGTGCATACTCAATATACCGGACACCCGATTGCTTTTGATGACAGGTATGGTTGTCATCAATTTGATGTATTATTAAATAAAACCGAGTTGAATCGATTATTTTTACACGCTGCCAATGTAAAATTTATTCATCCCAAAAGCTTAGAGCCAATGCAACTACAAGCGCCGATGGATGAGACTTTGCAAACTTGTTTGGCATTGCTGAGAAAAGATAAACATCAACAGTCAAAATCATAA
- a CDS encoding histidine phosphatase family protein, with translation MKDLNLYLIRHGQTEWNIKDQMQGSQNSPLTQDGILGAKVTGQHLKNVPFMQAYSSPQQRAMETRDYIIHENDNVIPTFELADLREMDFGTWEGQHVPMLKKEVPEFNTYLTDPANFDASVNQGENYLEVLSRMKNALTTIVQNAPEQNGNILVVSHGTVLRLLLCVLNGGDWRLHRDEDYFPRMLNTSISVVNYQQSDDQTEGQFSVKFFNNVDHLNQK, from the coding sequence ATGAAAGATCTAAATTTATATCTAATAAGACACGGTCAAACTGAATGGAATATTAAAGATCAGATGCAAGGATCGCAAAATTCTCCTTTAACACAAGACGGTATTTTAGGGGCTAAAGTGACCGGACAGCATTTAAAAAATGTGCCTTTTATGCAGGCGTATTCCAGCCCTCAGCAACGAGCAATGGAAACTCGAGATTATATTATTCATGAAAATGATAATGTGATACCAACATTTGAACTTGCCGATCTTCGGGAAATGGATTTTGGTACCTGGGAAGGTCAGCATGTTCCTATGCTGAAAAAAGAAGTCCCGGAATTTAATACTTATTTAACCGATCCGGCTAATTTTGATGCAAGTGTCAATCAAGGTGAAAACTACCTTGAAGTGCTATCCCGAATGAAAAACGCATTAACCACCATTGTGCAAAATGCACCCGAACAAAATGGTAACATTCTTGTGGTTTCGCATGGCACGGTATTGCGCTTATTGCTTTGCGTTCTAAATGGCGGTGACTGGCGGTTGCATCGTGACGAGGATTACTTCCCACGAATGTTAAATACCAGTATTAGCGTGGTGAACTATCAGCAATCAGATGATCAGACAGAAGGTCAATTTTCAGTTAAATTCTTCAATAATGTCGATCATTTAAACCAAAAATAG